The segment CCGGCGCGGCCAGCGAGCGGCGACCCATAGCGCCAGCAGGTGGCGCTTGCCCCGGCGGGAGAGCTTGAAGCGCCGCTCCGATATGGGGTTGAAGCTCGGGAGGCGCGCCCGGCCGGGCCGGCGCACGATCGGTTCCAGGTGATCGCTCTGCTCCTCGCACGAGTAGATCGTGGGCTCGCGCTGCCACCAGTACTTGAAGGTGAAGAGCCCGAAGCAGCGGCAGAACGTCGGGCGCACGGGGTAGATCTCGCAGCGATCGCCCTCGAGGAACGGGCAGGAGAGCGGCAGGGCGGCGCGCGTCGGGTTTATCGAGAAGGGAAGCTCCATCAGCCACTCCGCGGCCTCGAGCCGGCGGAGGTGAGGCCCGTGCGACGCCCAGAAGCGCCGCACGAAGCCGGCGATCCGCTCGGCTGGCCAGGTGGCCGCGATGTGGTCGAGAATCGCGCCCCACTCGGCCTCGCTGGCCGTGAAGAGCGCGGCCGGATACTTGCAGCAGCCGCTGCATCCGGGCTTGCAGAGGGCTTCGGGGTAGGCCGCCTTGGCGCCGTCGGCCAGATCGTCGATGTGCGCGTAGAGGTCGCGATCGTCCCGGGTGCGGCCCAGGTTGTCCACCATGGGCAAGGCCACGCGCACCCTCTGCATGGCGGCGGCCAGTGGGGCGGGGTCCGCCGGAGGCGGCAACTCGCGGCCGGCGCTCCGCATGGCCTCCTGGAGCGCGGCCTCGAAGTCGGGCGGAGCGGTGATAGGATGATCCACGCGAATCCATCATATATGCGACTGGTCCTCTTCGACATCGACGGCACGCTGCTGTCGACCGGGCGCGCCGGCGCGGACGCCCTCCTGCGGGCGCTTGCCGAGACCTACGGCACGACCGGGCCGATCGAGCGCTGGAGCTTCGGCGGCAAGACCGATCCGCAAATAGTCTGGGAACTCATGACCGAGGCCGGCGTCGATCCGGTGGTGGTCGAGGCGCGATTCGACGCCGTCATCGACCGCTACCTGGCGCACCTCGAGGCGCGGATGGACCCGGCGCGGATCAAGCTCAAACCGGGCGTCACGCCGTTGCTCGAAGCCCTGGCGGCGCATCCCGGCGTCGTGCTAGGGCTCCTGACCGGCAACGTGGTCGCCGGCGCCGAACTCAAGCTACGCAGCGCGGGCTTGTGGTCCTACTTCACGCTCGGCGCCTACGGCAGCGATCACCGGCACCGGGAGCACCTGCCGGCGATAGCCGCATCCCGCGCGGAGGAACTCACGGGGCGCCGCTTCGCCGGCAAGGAAATCGTCATCATCGGCGACACGCCAAACGACGTGCTGTGCGGCCGGGGCCTCGGGTGCAAGGCCATCGCGGTCGCCACCGGGTCCTACGGGCGCGACGATCTGGCCGCGCACGATCCGGACTACTGCTTCGCCGACCTGTCGGACACGCCGGCGGTGGTCGGCGCGATCCTCGCGTGACTCGGGTATTCTTTAACCCATGAGCGCTAGCCTGCTCGAGTTCCTCAACCTGCTCATCCGCTGGATTCACGTCGTCGCCGGGATCATGTGGGTCGGGGCCTCGCTCTTCTTCGTCTGGATGGAGAACAACCTCAAGCGGGTGCCCGACGCGGACGCCCACGCCGAGGAAGTCCGCATGGTGCACGGCGGCGGCTACTGGCACGTGCAGAAACGGCTCTTCGAGGCCGGCCAGGTGCCGGGCGACCTGCAATGGTTCAAGTGGGAGGCCTACACCACCTGGATCAGCGGCGCGGCCCTCCTGGTGGTCGTGTACTACCTGACCGGCGGTCTCCTGACCGATCCGGCCGTCGCGAAGCTCACCCACATGCAGGGCGTCGGGATCGGGATCGCCTCGCTGGTCCTGGGCTGGCTCCTCTACGACGGCCTCTGGCGCTCGCCCCTGGGGCGCAACCCGTATCTGGCCGCCGCCGCGTCGTACGTCCTGCTCGTGGGGGCGGCCTTCGCGCTGACGCGCCTCCTCTCGGGCCGCGCCGCCTTCATCCACGTCGGCGCGATGCTCGGCACGATGATGGCGGCGAACGTGGCGATGCACATCATCCCCAACCAGCGCCGGGTGATCGCGGCCATCGAGAAGGGCGAGGCTCACGACGTGGCCCGCAGCGAGGCGGCCAGAATGCGTTCGCGGGCCAACAACTACATGACGCTGCCGGTCGTCTTCATCATGGTCTCGAACCATTACTCCCTGCTGTATGGCAGCGCCCACAACTGGCTGGTGCTGGGCATCCTGGTCCTCGCCGGCGCCGCGGTCAACCATTTCCTGAACCTGCGCGAGCGCGAACCTAGCTGGGACCGGGCCTGGATTCCGGCCTCGCTGGGGACCACGCTCGCGGCGTTCACGGCCGTGTA is part of the Candidatus Tanganyikabacteria bacterium genome and harbors:
- a CDS encoding YkgJ family cysteine cluster protein, translating into MDHPITAPPDFEAALQEAMRSAGRELPPPADPAPLAAAMQRVRVALPMVDNLGRTRDDRDLYAHIDDLADGAKAAYPEALCKPGCSGCCKYPAALFTASEAEWGAILDHIAATWPAERIAGFVRRFWASHGPHLRRLEAAEWLMELPFSINPTRAALPLSCPFLEGDRCEIYPVRPTFCRCFGLFTFKYWWQREPTIYSCEEQSDHLEPIVRRPGRARLPSFNPISERRFKLSRRGKRHLLALWVAARWPRRWLADQQAAES
- a CDS encoding HAD family hydrolase, which translates into the protein MRLVLFDIDGTLLSTGRAGADALLRALAETYGTTGPIERWSFGGKTDPQIVWELMTEAGVDPVVVEARFDAVIDRYLAHLEARMDPARIKLKPGVTPLLEALAAHPGVVLGLLTGNVVAGAELKLRSAGLWSYFTLGAYGSDHRHREHLPAIAASRAEELTGRRFAGKEIVIIGDTPNDVLCGRGLGCKAIAVATGSYGRDDLAAHDPDYCFADLSDTPAVVGAILA
- a CDS encoding urate hydroxylase PuuD, producing MSASLLEFLNLLIRWIHVVAGIMWVGASLFFVWMENNLKRVPDADAHAEEVRMVHGGGYWHVQKRLFEAGQVPGDLQWFKWEAYTTWISGAALLVVVYYLTGGLLTDPAVAKLTHMQGVGIGIASLVLGWLLYDGLWRSPLGRNPYLAAAASYVLLVGAAFALTRLLSGRAAFIHVGAMLGTMMAANVAMHIIPNQRRVIAAIEKGEAHDVARSEAARMRSRANNYMTLPVVFIMVSNHYSLLYGSAHNWLVLGILVLAGAAVNHFLNLREREPSWDRAWIPASLGTTLAAFTAVYFLTAPPAAPASAGSASFRDARAIVDRHCLSCHSRRPTDDVFKSPPLGITFDDPERIRALAARIKARAVVDRTMPLGNKTGMTERERATLAAWIDRGARAE